One window of Sphingobacteriales bacterium genomic DNA carries:
- the frr gene encoding ribosome recycling factor yields the protein MIEDSKLEIEAAEELMTHALEHLQKELQGVRAGKATPAMLQNVFVDYYGAHTPVSQVANINSLDARTLSIQPYEKNMVAPIEKAIFAANLGVTPQNDGQIIRITIPPMTQERRLLLVKQVKDMGEHTRVSIRNARREAIHNIKKLVKDGLSEDMGKNSEHEIQELTDKFIEKTDKVVHAKETEIMTV from the coding sequence ATGATAGAAGATTCAAAATTAGAAATTGAAGCTGCCGAAGAGTTAATGACGCATGCTTTGGAACATTTACAAAAAGAACTGCAGGGCGTGAGAGCAGGTAAAGCCACTCCCGCCATGCTGCAAAATGTTTTTGTAGATTACTACGGAGCACATACCCCCGTCAGTCAGGTTGCAAATATCAACTCATTAGATGCCCGAACTTTGAGCATACAACCTTATGAAAAAAATATGGTAGCCCCTATAGAAAAGGCAATTTTTGCAGCTAATCTGGGAGTTACACCACAAAATGATGGACAAATTATCAGAATTACAATTCCGCCTATGACCCAGGAACGCAGGCTTCTCTTAGTGAAGCAGGTAAAGGATATGGGTGAACATACGCGGGTCAGTATTCGCAATGCCCGACGCGAAGCCATCCATAATATTAAAAAATTGGTGAAGGATGGTTTGTCAGAGGATATGGGAAAAAATTCAGAACACGAAATTCAAGAATTAACCGATAAATTCATCGAGAAAACAGATAAGGTGGTTCATGCTAAAGAAACTGAAATTATGACCGTTTAA
- a CDS encoding iron-sulfur cluster assembly accessory protein, producing MIYISEDAKSKICELKEQAHLNEDYFLRVGVVGGGCSGLSYKMDFDNQTHPSDQIFEDKGIKIVTDLKSFLYLFDTELNFSRGLDGKGFYFVNPNAARTCGCGESFAV from the coding sequence ATGATTTACATCAGTGAAGATGCAAAAAGCAAAATCTGCGAATTAAAAGAACAGGCACATCTGAATGAAGACTACTTCCTTCGGGTTGGCGTGGTAGGAGGAGGCTGTTCGGGACTGTCTTATAAAATGGATTTTGACAACCAAACCCATCCAAGTGATCAGATTTTTGAAGACAAAGGCATTAAGATAGTTACCGACCTAAAAAGTTTTCTCTATCTTTTTGATACTGAACTCAATTTTTCGCGCGGACTTGATGGTAAAGGGTTTTATTTCGTAAACCCTAATGCTGCCCGCACTTGTGGATGTGGGGAAAGTTTTGCGGTATAA
- the iscU gene encoding Fe-S cluster assembly scaffold IscU — protein MAYSDKVLDHYNNPRNVGTIDKSKKNVGTGLVGAPECGDVMRLQIEVEEETGLITDAKFKTFGCGSAIASSSLATEWLKGKTIDEALEIDNMDIVEELNLPPVKIHCSVLAEDAIKAAINDYRIKNGLEPVKFEESIVH, from the coding sequence ATGGCATACTCAGATAAAGTGTTAGACCACTATAACAATCCCCGCAATGTGGGAACAATTGATAAAAGTAAAAAAAATGTTGGAACAGGTTTGGTAGGCGCTCCCGAATGTGGCGATGTTATGCGCTTACAAATTGAAGTTGAAGAAGAAACCGGTCTTATCACCGATGCTAAATTCAAAACCTTCGGTTGCGGTTCTGCTATTGCTTCTTCTTCCTTAGCTACAGAATGGCTCAAAGGTAAAACCATTGACGAAGCCCTCGAAATTGACAATATGGACATCGTGGAAGAGTTGAATTTACCTCCGGTTAAAATACACTGCTCTGTATTGGCTGAAGATGCAATCAAAGCAGCTATTAACGACTACCGCATTAAAAACGGATTAGAGCCGGTTAAATTTGAAGAAAGCATTGTTCACTAA
- a CDS encoding IscS subfamily cysteine desulfurase — protein MQTLKLPIYLDNSATTPMDPRVLEAMLPYFTEQFGNAASRNHPFGWSAEEAVDYGRGQIAQLINANPKEIIFTSGATEAINLAIKGVADMYSRQGNHIITVKTEHKAVLDTCKNLQKKGIDVTYLDVQEDGLISLEVLEKAFTPKTILVSVMFANNEIGVLQPIEEIARITHKHGALFMTDATQAVGKVPVDVQKLGIDLMSFTAHKMYGPKGVGALFVRRKNPRVKLTAQLDGGGHERGMRSGTLNVPGIVGFGKAAELCRLEMSTESERLSNLRNKLESGLIKLEESYINGNTQHRLPHITNISFKYVEGEGLMMGFNKNIGVSSGSACTSASLEPSYVLVALGLDDELAHSSIRFSLGRFNTEEQIDYTIEQVTKAVNRMRELSPLWEMFKEGIDLKTIQWADH, from the coding sequence ATGCAAACACTAAAATTGCCGATATATCTCGACAATAGCGCAACTACCCCGATGGATCCGCGTGTTCTGGAAGCCATGTTACCGTATTTTACCGAGCAGTTTGGCAATGCTGCAAGTAGAAATCATCCATTTGGTTGGTCTGCCGAAGAAGCAGTTGACTATGGGCGCGGGCAAATTGCTCAACTCATCAACGCCAATCCCAAAGAAATCATCTTTACTTCCGGTGCCACCGAAGCAATCAATTTAGCCATAAAAGGGGTTGCTGATATGTATTCGCGACAAGGCAACCATATCATTACCGTTAAGACTGAGCATAAAGCCGTTTTAGATACGTGTAAAAACCTTCAGAAAAAAGGAATAGATGTAACTTATCTGGATGTTCAGGAAGATGGATTAATCAGTCTCGAAGTTCTGGAAAAAGCTTTTACCCCAAAAACTATTTTAGTTTCGGTGATGTTTGCCAACAACGAAATTGGTGTTCTTCAACCTATCGAAGAAATCGCACGGATTACCCATAAACACGGCGCATTGTTTATGACAGATGCCACTCAGGCAGTTGGAAAAGTGCCGGTTGATGTTCAAAAGTTAGGAATTGACCTGATGAGTTTTACCGCACACAAAATGTATGGACCTAAAGGAGTAGGTGCGTTATTTGTTCGGCGTAAAAACCCAAGGGTCAAACTAACAGCCCAATTAGATGGAGGCGGGCACGAAAGGGGTATGCGTTCCGGTACGTTAAATGTGCCCGGAATTGTAGGCTTTGGCAAAGCTGCCGAACTTTGCCGTCTCGAAATGTCCACAGAATCTGAAAGGCTTTCTAACCTGAGAAACAAACTGGAATCCGGTCTCATAAAATTAGAAGAAAGCTATATTAATGGTAACACGCAACACCGTTTGCCCCATATCACCAATATCTCCTTTAAATATGTGGAAGGCGAAGGACTGATGATGGGTTTCAACAAAAACATCGGAGTTTCGTCAGGTTCTGCCTGTACTTCTGCATCGCTGGAGCCTTCTTATGTTTTAGTCGCTTTGGGGTTAGATGATGAGCTTGCTCATTCGTCAATCCGCTTCAGCCTTGGCCGATTCAACACCGAAGAACAAATTGATTACACCATTGAGCAGGTTACCAAAGCCGTAAACCGGATGAGGGAACTTAGTCCTTTATGGGAAATGTTTAAAGAAGGAATAGACCTTAAAACAATTCAATGGGCTGACCATTGA
- a CDS encoding L,D-transpeptidase family protein: MTLKPILVALIFGLSLFVQPKANSQNLQDYQDLPGILVKTIAQFQDSTRRIFNNGEQVFKAELIRNFYVQRGYSPIWIVGRYVPERTLDFTGCFFNICEENGLAPVNYHQIAIKDQLAKLTANKENSPVETLITLELLLTDSFLQLGTHLQNGAVRPDSIGLVWKPMRIELDIVAQLLQVIQTQGSVCEILHSFEPQQNEYKQLKQLLKDYQNQPDWGKLSAKWNLLLQKGDYSPLVIDLRKRLQLSGELSLNTSITDYFDKELETAVMLFQRRHGLYYDGLVRINVINELNISPQHRIMQIKANMERWRWAPETWGNTYVMVNLPDYRLNMFENGEKTYSELIIVGRENYPTPIFADTITYLVFNPFWYMPASIAKNELMKEVDYDANFFINNDIKVFKGNKLINPTSVNWQNVDLSQYYFRQGASAFNPMGVVKFMFPNAFDIYIHDTPSKELFNNSRRSYSHGCIRVNNPLELAKHLLKSDPKWNDKKIEEVIHSQKETTVKLKSHIPIFLVYQSAFIDPYTNEVNFREDLYSWDKKIFNLLTGQAVIE, encoded by the coding sequence ATGACCCTAAAACCAATCCTTGTTGCTCTAATTTTTGGTTTGTCCTTGTTTGTACAACCTAAAGCCAATTCACAAAATTTGCAGGATTATCAGGACTTACCGGGCATATTGGTCAAGACAATAGCTCAGTTTCAAGATTCAACCCGGAGAATTTTTAACAACGGAGAACAGGTATTTAAAGCCGAGCTCATCCGTAATTTTTATGTTCAACGGGGCTATTCGCCGATATGGATTGTGGGGCGTTATGTGCCTGAACGCACCCTTGATTTTACCGGCTGTTTTTTCAACATCTGCGAAGAAAATGGCTTAGCTCCCGTCAATTATCATCAAATTGCCATTAAAGATCAGTTGGCAAAATTGACCGCAAACAAAGAAAATAGTCCGGTAGAGACACTTATTACTCTGGAACTTTTACTGACAGACAGCTTTTTGCAACTCGGAACTCATTTGCAAAACGGTGCCGTTCGTCCTGATAGCATTGGGCTTGTATGGAAACCTATGAGAATTGAATTAGATATAGTAGCTCAACTTTTACAGGTTATTCAAACTCAAGGCTCCGTTTGCGAGATACTACATTCTTTTGAACCCCAGCAAAATGAATACAAACAGTTAAAACAGCTGCTAAAAGACTATCAGAATCAACCCGATTGGGGAAAACTGTCTGCAAAATGGAATCTATTGCTTCAAAAAGGAGACTATAGTCCGCTGGTGATTGACCTTCGCAAAAGATTGCAATTGAGCGGAGAACTGAGCCTAAATACATCAATAACCGACTATTTTGACAAAGAATTAGAAACAGCAGTGATGCTGTTTCAACGCAGACACGGTCTTTATTACGATGGATTGGTACGTATCAACGTAATCAACGAGTTGAATATCAGTCCTCAACACCGTATTATGCAAATTAAAGCGAACATGGAGCGTTGGCGTTGGGCACCTGAAACATGGGGCAATACCTATGTAATGGTCAATTTGCCCGATTATCGTCTGAACATGTTTGAAAACGGAGAAAAAACATATAGTGAACTCATAATCGTTGGGCGAGAAAACTATCCTACACCAATTTTTGCCGATACAATTACTTATTTAGTGTTCAATCCCTTTTGGTATATGCCGGCCAGTATCGCAAAAAACGAATTGATGAAAGAGGTTGACTATGATGCCAACTTTTTCATAAACAACGATATTAAGGTATTTAAGGGCAACAAACTCATCAATCCGACCTCCGTTAACTGGCAAAATGTTGACCTGAGTCAATACTATTTCAGGCAGGGTGCCAGCGCATTTAACCCGATGGGAGTGGTTAAGTTCATGTTTCCCAATGCGTTTGATATATATATTCACGACACCCCCTCCAAAGAATTGTTCAACAACAGCCGTCGCTCTTATAGTCATGGTTGCATCAGGGTAAACAACCCGCTTGAACTGGCAAAACATCTGCTCAAATCAGACCCTAAATGGAATGATAAGAAAATTGAGGAGGTCATCCATAGCCAAAAAGAGACTACTGTTAAGCTCAAATCCCATATCCCTATTTTTCTGGTCTATCAATCTGCTTTTATTGACCCCTATACCAATGAAGTAAATTTCAGAGAAGACCTATACAGCTGGGATAAGAAAATTTTTAACCTTTTAACCGGGCAGGCAGTAATTGAATAA
- a CDS encoding ABC transporter substrate-binding protein, which yields MQTFVADQMGREVFFNIPPRRIVSLVPSQTELLNYLGLDEEVVGITKFCIHPGSWLKTKTKVGGTKNFSLEKIIQLNPDLVIGNKEENILEGISILEKKVPVWMSDISNLSEALWMIRTIGNITCQSEKANELATKIEAEASVLSKSEKKFRVLYLIWQNPFMAAGHQTFINDLLTNVCGFENALPPELTRYPQLSENDMKTCRPDLVLLSSEPYPFKQKHIPAIQMILPHTRILPVNGEMFSWYGSRLLLAIPFFHQLIADINSDYN from the coding sequence ATGCAAACTTTTGTTGCCGATCAAATGGGCAGAGAGGTATTTTTCAACATCCCTCCCCGAAGAATAGTTTCTTTAGTGCCTTCACAGACAGAACTGCTCAATTACCTTGGCTTAGATGAAGAGGTTGTGGGAATTACCAAATTTTGCATTCACCCCGGCAGTTGGTTAAAAACCAAAACTAAAGTTGGAGGCACAAAAAATTTTTCTTTAGAAAAAATCATACAACTCAATCCCGATTTGGTAATCGGCAATAAAGAGGAAAATATCCTTGAGGGTATTTCGATTCTTGAAAAGAAAGTACCGGTTTGGATGAGTGATATTAGCAATTTGTCCGAAGCGTTATGGATGATTCGAACAATAGGCAATATCACTTGCCAATCTGAAAAAGCAAATGAGCTGGCCACTAAAATAGAAGCTGAAGCATCAGTTTTGTCAAAGTCTGAAAAAAAATTCAGGGTACTGTATCTGATTTGGCAAAACCCTTTTATGGCTGCCGGACATCAGACATTTATTAACGACCTCCTTACCAACGTTTGCGGATTTGAAAATGCTTTGCCTCCTGAACTAACCCGCTATCCTCAACTTTCAGAAAACGACATGAAAACATGCCGGCCGGATTTGGTGTTGTTATCATCTGAACCCTATCCTTTTAAACAAAAACATATTCCTGCAATTCAAATGATTTTACCTCATACCCGAATTTTACCGGTTAATGGAGAAATGTTTTCGTGGTATGGGAGTCGGTTGCTTTTAGCTATACCCTTTTTTCATCAACTGATTGCTGACATAAACTCAGATTATAACTAA
- the mtaB gene encoding tRNA (N(6)-L-threonylcarbamoyladenosine(37)-C(2))-methylthiotransferase MtaB, translating to MKKVAFYTLGCKLNYSETSAMGRLMQEHGFNTVAFHEQPDVYVINTCSVTDNADKKCRKVIKEALKYSPDARIVVVGCYAQLKPAEISEIPGVDLVLGASEKFNIPQHLLKLTGEQKGTYIVSDIKSVDFFVNAYSSGERTRSFLKVQDGCDYKCAFCTIPLARGSSRSDSIENIVRSAHEIVQFGVKEIVLTGVNIGDYGRQLNTEKPEEKTFLDLIKALDKTPVPRIRISSIEPNLLTNEIIEFVSKSERFMPHFHIPLQSGNNRVLRLMRRRYVRELYAERVAKIKQLMPHCCIGADVIVGFPSETNEEFLDTYNFLNQLDVSYLHVFTYSERPNTHALNINPPVPLSVRQERSKMLHILSDKKRRFFYQQHLKTTRPVLFEAETNGQSMYGFTDNYIKVVTPYDPLLVNETCPVSLESINSENLMEVAFMSVEAY from the coding sequence ATGAAAAAAGTCGCTTTTTATACCTTAGGATGCAAATTAAACTACTCCGAAACATCGGCAATGGGAAGACTCATGCAGGAACATGGCTTTAATACTGTAGCCTTTCACGAACAGCCCGATGTATATGTTATCAATACCTGTTCAGTTACCGACAATGCTGACAAAAAATGCCGTAAGGTCATAAAAGAAGCACTAAAATACTCGCCCGATGCCCGAATCGTAGTGGTAGGTTGTTATGCACAGCTAAAACCGGCCGAAATTTCTGAAATACCGGGAGTAGATTTAGTGTTAGGTGCATCCGAGAAATTTAATATCCCGCAACATCTTCTGAAGCTAACCGGCGAACAAAAAGGCACATACATTGTCAGTGATATTAAATCGGTTGATTTTTTTGTCAATGCTTATTCTTCGGGAGAGCGTACCCGCTCGTTTTTAAAAGTACAGGACGGTTGTGATTATAAATGTGCTTTTTGCACTATTCCGCTTGCACGCGGCAGCAGCCGCAGCGATTCCATTGAAAACATAGTGCGCAGTGCTCATGAAATAGTTCAGTTTGGTGTAAAGGAAATCGTGCTGACCGGAGTAAACATCGGCGACTATGGCCGGCAATTGAACACCGAAAAGCCGGAAGAAAAAACATTTCTCGACCTCATCAAAGCATTAGACAAAACTCCGGTCCCCCGTATCCGGATTTCATCCATAGAACCCAATCTTTTAACAAATGAGATCATTGAATTTGTTTCAAAATCTGAGCGGTTCATGCCCCATTTTCATATCCCGCTTCAATCCGGCAACAACCGGGTCCTGCGGTTAATGCGCCGTAGATATGTGCGGGAATTATATGCCGAAAGAGTTGCTAAAATCAAACAGCTTATGCCACATTGCTGCATAGGGGCAGATGTGATTGTAGGATTCCCTTCTGAAACAAACGAAGAATTTTTAGACACCTATAATTTCCTCAATCAACTCGATGTCTCTTATTTACATGTGTTCACATATTCCGAGCGCCCCAACACCCATGCTTTGAATATTAATCCCCCTGTACCTCTTTCCGTTAGGCAGGAAAGAAGCAAAATGTTACACATCTTGTCGGATAAAAAGCGCCGGTTTTTTTATCAGCAACACCTGAAAACTACACGCCCTGTTTTGTTCGAAGCCGAAACCAACGGGCAATCTATGTATGGTTTTACCGACAACTATATAAAAGTTGTTACCCCTTACGACCCTTTGCTCGTCAACGAAACCTGCCCGGTTTCCCTTGAAAGCATCAACTCTGAAAACTTGATGGAAGTTGCTTTTATGTCTGTTGAGGCTTATTGA
- a CDS encoding Gfo/Idh/MocA family oxidoreductase, whose amino-acid sequence MLNVGVFGAGHLGKIHLKLLKSIPQFHVVGFYDPDEDNALRTAAEFEVHRFTDATSLMMAIDVADIVTPTPEHFPTACLALSLNKHIFIEKPLTSTVAEAEEMVRLARRAGVKAQVGHVERFNPAFLAISKMDLQPKFIETHRLAQFNPRGTDVSVVLDLMIHDIDILLTMVKDEVAEVRASGVAVVSNTPDIANARIEFAGGCVANLTASRLSVKNMRKTRIFQPNAYISIDFLEKQTEIVSLADQPEEKFLSLEVYPNATDTPKYLLFDKPAIEPVNAIQMELTLFAQSILNNTQEEVPIEDGLRSMQLAYRVMEEMNR is encoded by the coding sequence ATGCTTAATGTTGGCGTTTTTGGTGCCGGACACCTTGGAAAAATCCACCTGAAACTGCTTAAATCAATCCCGCAATTCCATGTTGTCGGATTTTATGACCCGGATGAAGACAATGCGCTCCGCACAGCCGCTGAATTTGAAGTTCACAGGTTCACGGATGCTACATCTCTGATGATGGCGATTGATGTAGCCGACATCGTAACTCCAACTCCGGAACATTTTCCTACCGCCTGTTTAGCGCTCTCACTGAACAAACACATTTTTATAGAAAAACCTTTGACAAGTACGGTAGCCGAGGCAGAAGAAATGGTGCGTCTGGCACGGAGAGCCGGAGTGAAGGCACAGGTTGGACATGTGGAACGCTTTAATCCGGCATTTTTAGCCATCAGCAAAATGGATCTTCAGCCCAAATTTATCGAAACCCACCGACTGGCGCAATTCAACCCACGCGGAACTGATGTGTCGGTAGTGCTGGATTTAATGATTCACGATATTGATATACTGCTCACAATGGTAAAGGATGAAGTTGCTGAAGTTCGCGCAAGTGGGGTAGCTGTGGTTTCCAACACACCCGATATTGCCAATGCGCGTATAGAATTTGCGGGTGGATGTGTTGCCAATTTAACCGCAAGCCGGTTATCGGTAAAAAATATGCGCAAAACCCGCATCTTTCAACCCAATGCCTATATCAGTATAGACTTTTTAGAAAAGCAAACTGAGATTGTCAGTTTAGCCGACCAACCGGAAGAAAAATTTCTTTCACTTGAAGTTTATCCCAATGCAACCGATACACCTAAATATTTGCTCTTTGATAAACCTGCGATAGAGCCGGTCAATGCTATTCAAATGGAATTGACATTATTTGCACAGAGCATTTTAAACAATACTCAGGAAGAAGTGCCGATTGAAGATGGATTGCGGTCTATGCAATTAGCTTACCGGGTAATGGAAGAAATGAACCGATAG
- a CDS encoding sugar transferase, which produces MRRAKVVGVALYILFDYLAAVITWTLFFTYRKVAVEGYAFGWDILDTPRFYSGILIIPLSWLFLHFVSGSYSDIYRKSRMTELYRSLVTTFLGAVALFFLVLIDDVVTDQVGYQKLFAVLFGLQLLSTLTVRMIILTIANHRLRINAVGYNTIIVGGNGKAVKLFKEISSRKRSLGYRFLGFIEANGKRSNNLEKLIPSLGTVEGLPQIIEKYHIDEVIIAIETSEHHRINDIINQLAEQKIVIKIIPDMYDILAGSVRMNNVLDTALIEIYPDLMPEWQRIIKRGIDILASGVVLMLLSPLYLLLAVRVRMSSPGPIFYSQQRVGKGGKPFTIYKYRSMYIDAEKSGPQLSSKHDYRITPFGRFMRKWRLDEIPQFYNVLRGDMSLVGPRPERRYYIDKIVVESPAYRHLLKVQPGITSLGMVKFGYAENVEEMIERMQHDLLYIENMSLALDFKVMIYTILVLLQGRGK; this is translated from the coding sequence ATGCGGAGGGCTAAAGTTGTGGGCGTTGCTTTATACATCCTGTTCGACTATCTTGCTGCAGTGATCACCTGGACGCTCTTTTTCACCTACCGCAAAGTTGCCGTTGAAGGCTATGCTTTTGGTTGGGATATTTTGGATACTCCTCGGTTTTACTCAGGAATTTTGATCATCCCGTTAAGCTGGTTGTTTTTACATTTTGTTTCGGGCAGCTACTCCGATATTTACCGGAAATCGCGAATGACAGAGTTGTATCGCAGTCTTGTTACCACCTTTTTAGGTGCAGTTGCTTTGTTTTTTCTGGTGTTGATTGATGATGTAGTTACTGATCAGGTGGGGTATCAAAAACTGTTTGCTGTATTGTTTGGACTTCAATTGCTTTCGACCCTGACTGTTCGGATGATTATTCTTACAATTGCCAATCACCGGTTGCGTATAAATGCCGTAGGCTATAACACCATTATCGTTGGCGGAAACGGCAAAGCGGTCAAACTTTTTAAAGAAATTTCAAGTCGCAAGAGATCGTTGGGCTACCGGTTTTTAGGATTTATTGAGGCCAACGGCAAACGGTCTAATAATCTTGAAAAACTTATCCCCAGTTTGGGAACTGTAGAAGGGCTGCCCCAAATCATCGAAAAATACCACATTGATGAAGTTATCATTGCCATTGAAACCTCTGAACATCACCGCATTAACGACATCATCAATCAGTTGGCTGAACAGAAAATTGTAATCAAAATCATCCCTGATATGTACGATATCCTTGCAGGGTCAGTTAGAATGAACAATGTACTGGATACAGCGCTCATCGAAATTTATCCCGATTTAATGCCCGAATGGCAACGCATCATCAAAAGAGGTATTGATATTCTTGCTTCGGGTGTTGTTCTGATGTTGTTAAGCCCGCTTTACCTCTTGCTTGCTGTCAGGGTCAGAATGTCGTCACCCGGTCCCATTTTCTATTCCCAACAACGTGTTGGCAAGGGCGGGAAGCCATTCACCATCTATAAGTACAGGTCTATGTATATAGATGCCGAAAAGTCAGGACCACAATTGTCAAGCAAGCACGATTACCGGATTACTCCTTTTGGCAGGTTTATGCGAAAATGGCGGTTAGATGAAATTCCACAGTTTTACAACGTGTTGAGAGGCGATATGTCGCTGGTAGGCCCGCGTCCGGAACGTCGCTACTATATAGACAAAATTGTTGTCGAATCCCCTGCCTACCGGCATTTGTTAAAAGTGCAGCCCGGTATTACTTCACTGGGGATGGTAAAGTTCGGCTATGCAGAAAACGTTGAAGAGATGATTGAACGCATGCAACATGACCTGCTGTATATCGAAAATATGTCATTGGCATTGGATTTCAAGGTAATGATTTACACAATTTTGGTATTGCTTCAAGGCAGAGGTAAGTAA
- a CDS encoding NAD-dependent epimerase/dehydratase family protein, producing the protein MNKILITGGAGFIGSSLADRLVQNPENKVVLVDNLLTGSLYKLPSAKLDNWKFVKCNANDYADISALMFSHSFDYVFHYAAVVGVQRTLNNPTQVLEDIQGIKNILHLSKNTGVKRVFYASSSEVYGESVRFPQDEISTPLNSRLPYAVVKNVGEAFCTSYHREYGLDYTILRFFNTYGPKQSADFVISKFLRAALQNQPITIYGDGLQSRTFCYIDDNVDSVLDTFYNNRFTNDVINIGNDVETTILDLAHTILEVCDTTSEIVHLSPLKEGDMSRRQPNLSRMIQLLHRPHTTLTEGLRKIVESDVFHLLNNLTPEKVKV; encoded by the coding sequence ATGAATAAAATACTAATTACCGGCGGAGCAGGGTTCATCGGAAGTTCACTGGCAGACAGATTGGTGCAAAACCCCGAGAATAAGGTGGTGTTGGTTGACAATCTGCTCACCGGATCTTTGTATAAACTTCCTTCTGCAAAGCTGGACAACTGGAAGTTTGTAAAATGCAACGCCAACGACTATGCCGATATATCGGCACTTATGTTTTCACATAGCTTTGATTATGTGTTTCATTATGCCGCAGTAGTAGGTGTACAACGAACCCTCAACAATCCCACACAGGTGTTGGAAGATATTCAGGGCATTAAAAACATCCTGCACTTGTCAAAAAATACCGGGGTAAAGCGTGTTTTTTATGCATCCTCTTCTGAAGTGTATGGAGAGTCGGTAAGGTTTCCACAGGATGAAATCAGTACTCCGCTCAACTCTCGCTTGCCTTATGCGGTGGTAAAAAATGTGGGGGAAGCATTTTGCACCTCATATCATCGCGAATATGGGTTAGACTACACCATTTTGCGTTTTTTCAACACCTATGGGCCTAAACAAAGCGCTGATTTTGTTATTTCTAAATTTTTGAGAGCCGCCCTTCAAAATCAGCCAATCACCATTTACGGAGACGGATTGCAAAGCCGCACTTTTTGTTATATAGACGATAATGTCGATTCGGTTTTAGATACTTTTTACAACAACCGGTTCACCAATGATGTCATCAATATCGGCAATGATGTGGAAACAACCATTTTAGATCTGGCACATACCATTCTGGAGGTTTGTGATACCACTTCTGAAATCGTACACCTGTCCCCTCTGAAAGAAGGCGATATGAGTCGGCGGCAACCCAACCTGAGCCGGATGATTCAATTGCTGCATCGCCCCCATACTACTCTGACTGAAGGGTTGCGAAAAATTGTAGAATCGGATGTTTTCCATCTGCTCAACAATCTTACCCCCGAAAAGGTAAAAGTATAA